Proteins encoded within one genomic window of Cucumis sativus cultivar 9930 chromosome 3, Cucumber_9930_V3, whole genome shotgun sequence:
- the LOC101211479 gene encoding translocator protein homolog, producing MPSSNPPFKSRPESKYTKAKRALRSLAVSVAIPVSLTIAAIFLFGRSSRHYPNRNRPIWIGPLWLIQLSSIGSSFLVGLAAWLVWADGGFHGGSNALPLYIAHLSLSVVWNPLVLVIRSVVIAFLFCVLDCVTLFACYLAFKRVNPFAKDLMKPCLAWTAYLSAVTYVFIDL from the coding sequence ATGCCTTCTTCCAATCCTCCGTTCAAATCCCGACCAGAATCCAAATACACCAAGGCCAAGAGAGCTCTCCGTTCTCTCGCCGTCTCCGTCGCCATTCCTGTTTCCCTCACAATCGCCGCCATCTTCCTCTTTGGCCGCTCCTCTCGCCATTACCCCAACCGTAACCGCCCGATTTGGATAGGCCCACTCTGGCTCATCCAGCTTTCCTCCATTGGCTCCTCCTTTCTGGTTGGCCTCGCAGCTTGGCTCGTTTGGGCGGACGGTGGTTTCCATGGCGGTTCCAATGCTCTTCCGCTCTACATCGCGCACCTTTCTCTCAGCGTCGTTTGGAATCCTCTGGTGCTTGTGATTCGGTCTGTGGTGATTGCGTTTTTGTTCTGTGTTTTGGATTGTGTGACCCTGTTTGCGTGTTATCTGGCGTTCAAGCGAGTTAATCCTTTCGCTAAGGATCTGATGAAGCCTTGTTTGGCTTGGACTGCGTATCTCTCTGCTGTTACGTATGTGTTCATTGATCTTTGA